GAGCCCTCCTAATCATAAGCTGATGGAAGGTAGAAGGCGTTCTATTTCTAGAACAACCTCCTCTCCGCATTGTTTCATGAACAAATCAATTTATTCTATATCACGACGTCCCTTAACATGAGCCTGCGCTTTATCAGCGATAGCGTCCATCGCTTCTTGAGCTGATTGCTGTCCAAGCCATACTTTATCCAACGCTGGAGTAACGACATCCATTAACTTGTTGAAATTTTTCACATAGCCGGTTGGTGTTTGATGACTGTAGTTGAGCATTACATCAATAACGGCATCCTTATAACCCGAAGGACGTGATTTAAGATTATCTGTCCATCTAGACACAAGCGCCTCGTCGGTATACCAACTTTTAAGCGCTGGCATCCAAACGCCATCCTGCAACATGTCAATCGATGATTCCGGATCGATCAGTGCTTTGACAAGTTCCCATGCTTCTTCCGGATGCTCGGTAGACTTAAATACGGAGAACATACCAGCAACAACGGTTGTAACCGGTTCCTTCATCACTGGTAATACACCAACATTAAAATTGAAGTTTGAACTTGCCAGAGCACTGGTGTTCCATTGACCGTCAACCGCCATCGCTACTTTTCTTGTCTGTAGCGCGACATTCGTTGCTGGAATATTCTTCGATTGGACAGGTGATGGTGACACGTGATGAACGTTAACCAGGTCTGCGAGCTTTTGGAGTGCCTCAACAGCTTCCGGTTGATTCATCGCAAACGTCTTTCCATCGGCTGAAATAAAATCGCCACCGTTTGAATAGATAAAGTTACTGTAAGCACCCCAGAAAGTACCTATGTTGACCCCGTATTGTTTAATATTCTTCGGATCAAATGCCGGATCGGCTGCATTTCGGCCTTTGTTGTCCAGCGTCAGCTGCTTCGCAACATCAACGAATTCATCCCATGTCCAAGCTTCTGAAATTTTGCTCGGGGGTGCGGGCAGTCCGGCATCCTTAAAAGCATCTTCATTGTAAAATAGAGCATACGACTCCGGTCCTGGAGCAA
Above is a window of Paenibacillus uliginis N3/975 DNA encoding:
- a CDS encoding ABC transporter substrate-binding protein, giving the protein MKRQKKSTLALIVMLIMTLTVLPACTKSDAGKDLTSETNGTSEEQITLRLTLWGSPREIDVNKKAVAKFEEKNPNVKVDMQFIPTDYDTKLTTMVAGNDEPDVAMMESGTIAYPLAEEGKFLNLQPYLENDPDISMDSLVPNITYSSEVGNIIGIAPGPESYALFYNEDAFKDAGLPAPPSKISEAWTWDEFVDVAKQLTLDNKGRNAADPAFDPKNIKQYGVNIGTFWGAYSNFIYSNGGDFISADGKTFAMNQPEAVEALQKLADLVNVHHVSPSPVQSKNIPATNVALQTRKVAMAVDGQWNTSALASSNFNFNVGVLPVMKEPVTTVVAGMFSVFKSTEHPEEAWELVKALIDPESSIDMLQDGVWMPALKSWYTDEALVSRWTDNLKSRPSGYKDAVIDVMLNYSHQTPTGYVKNFNKLMDVVTPALDKVWLGQQSAQEAMDAIADKAQAHVKGRRDIE